The Armatimonadota bacterium sequence GGAGTCTATTATCATACTCGGCGGCATCACTGACGAAGATACGAAATATACTCCGTTATCCAATGCACGAACTCGCCATGTAATCGGTTTGCCGCCGACCACAGGCAGAAAGAGTATCTCCACTCCGTTTTGAGCATAATACCGGGATACCTCCGGAAACCACTGGTCGTAACAGATATGTATGGCAATACGCCCGAAGTCCAGATCGAAGACGGGGTAGCTGCCGCCGCACGAGATGCCGTCTTGAAGCTCGCCGAATGTAAGGTGGGTTTTAGCGTATTTGCCGACCGGTTCGCCATGCCTGCCGAATATCAAAGCGGTGTTGAACAGATAATCTCCCTGCCGCTCAATTACACCGGCAAGCACATACATACCATATTGCCGGGCTTTGGATGAAAGCAGTTCGCAGCACGGGCCAGACGGCGGTTCCTCCGCGATATCCATATAGCTTCCATAATTACTCTTTGGAACGCCTACTACGGCACACAGCTCCGGCAGACACACAATATCCGCATTAATTGCTCCGGCCATATCGAGCTTGGTTGATATTCTTTCGCGCTGGTCAGAGAGTGTGAGGGGTGATGCATTATCGCCAAAGCGCACAGTTGCCGCGCGGACCATTCGTGGCTGAGGTTTTTCAATATTCTCGACATGCGGATCAAACCACTCGATCTCACCCTTGTCGGCGGCGCGAAGAAACAGCTCGATCTTGCTGCCGTCCGATCCATTGGAGTGTTGGAATGTCTGTTCGAGCAGCGTCTCATCTGCCCATGGCTCGGATGGAAGCAGAAAGTGCTGCGCTACCTGAGCGAAAACCGACAGCCCGGGGTCAGCAATATCTTTTGTGCGCACCCGCACACTTGCCCGGTACCACTTGCCGACCTCCAGCGCAGCCTTACCCTGCCAGCAGCCGAATGCGTGCTTGTCGCCATTAGCTGCAAGAACAAGCCGACCCGGCTTTATGCTGTGACCGGGCGCAAGCTCAGGTCTGGGTGTCACGAATTTCCATCCGTCTGCATTACAGGCGAATGTCGGGTTTGAGACCAGGTTTTTATCTGAAGCGCTCATGATAACTCACCAGCCCTCCAGGCAAGATACCTGGAGGGATATAGGGGCACCTGCAGGGATTAACAATCAGTTAAGGCTCATTTTACCATCTCGGCGTAATGGTCGCCGGTAAGCAGGATGCCTCCGCTTTTTGCGTAGAAGTCTTTACTCATGCTATAAATACCATTGACCGGATCTGTCCATGGCGCCCCGCAGCATGGGTGATAGGACCTCATCAGGTCCCAGTTCAGGTAGTTCTGCCGGCCGTTTGATTCCAGCACGCCGATTCGCATACCCGGCAGCGGCGCGAGCCTTGCCGCGACGTTTTTATTCCAATCAACCAGAACGGGGTTAACCGTCAAGTCCGCGCAAAAACATGGCACGTTGCGCTCATGTGCGATTTTTGCTATTTTAAGGCTCATGCTCATTGTCTTGGCGATTGGTTTCAAGGCGATTGCTCTGTAACCCATATCTATCCGCTTAACGGCATCTGCGTCCGAGTGAGCGCTTTCATCCGCTGCCGGCCGGACCGGTATATCCGTGACATCGATCTCCGCCTCCTCAGAGAACGGCTCCTCCAATATGGCAATCCGTTCAAGAGCGCCTATTTTCTGAGCATGATCGATAAGACGCATGAGCCGGTCTTTCGTGTCGTAGCGGCCGTTGGCGTCCAGATAATACTGCACCCTGCCGCTTTCGGTATACGGAGTCTCATGATCCTTAACCGCATTGTGAATTGCCGAGAGCCTGTCTTTATCCCACTGGAGCATCTTATCGAGGTCGCCGTCACGGGCCGGGTCTGAGCCAATCTTTATCTTGAGCAGGCAGCAGCCTTCATCGACCGCTTCAACTATTTTCTCAAGCGGCACACCGTAGGTCATAAGTGGAATATTAGCAAGCTTTTGGTGGCGGTATGACAGCGCCGGTCTGATATCTGCGGGTATCATATCATCAAACCCGGCTATCTTATTTTCGGCGCAGTGGAGCTGCCAGGCGGCATTGTCTACCGCGACCAGAGCATTGAGGACAAACGTCAGTCGCAGGCAGTCAGTGCCTGTAATTTTCTTGCCATATTCATAAGCGGCAGGCAATAGCTTATCGAGAAGATCAAGCGGTGTATCGAAACTCATGCCCTCGGCTAGCTTGAGAGCATAAGCGGTTATCAGATACATCAGGCTGTTACCCGCTGCCTCTGAGTTGCTTGTGAAGATATCAGCGTCGGACCAGAGGGTGCTCTGCGTGCCCAGGCCGACGCCGCGGCAGCCGCCCGCGCTCTCCACCAATGCCACGCTCTGCCAAAGCTCGCTCAAATACCCGCCCTTAAAGCCGAATGCGGATATAAGCGGCTCCCGTTCAAAGTTGCTGTTTGTCCTCTTGATTTCGATCATAGGTGTTGATTACGCTCCCCAGATTTTTCTGAGTATCCGGTTGCTTCAAATTGTTCATGCATTCCTCCAGGTAAGATACCTGGAGGGATACAGAGCTGGAGGCATAAAAAGGAATGCAAAAAGTATCAGTTGTCAGGAGTCAGAGTTAATGGCCAGGCCAGCCGACAACCTGACAACTGAAAGTTAGACTCAGAAAACATAATCAGATTCGGAGATGGCTATGGGAGAGCCCTTTGCAATGGACTCGTTCACCATATAGCTGATAACCGCTGCGCGCGCAGCCTTCACGAGACCATTGGGGCTTGGGGTATCGCCCAGGATCGCATCGGCAAGCTGGTCGATTTCTATCGCCTGGCCCTTGTCTACCGCATCCAGCGCAATACTACTCGGTTGATCGCCCCAGCCGTAATAGTCCATTTCTTTGAAGTCCTTGATGTGGATAGCACGGTTGTCACAGTAGATCTCAGTGGACTCCTTGGGAAACTTATCGCACCCCGCGCTTGCAATGAGTGTGGTGCCTACCGACCCATCCGCGAACGTGATCGTAACGACTGCGCTGTCGGGAATCTTGACCAGGCTGGGGTCGAGGAAAGTGCCGCCGGAGGCATAGACGCCCACAGGCGGCGATTGGACAAGCTCGCAGAGCAGATCGAATATATGGCATCCCTCACCGATAAACCGTCCTCCGCCGATATTGGGGTCATTGACCCAATAATCCGACGGCAGGGGAGATTGAATACGGTGGTAGATCAGTTTCTTTGCCGGAAGGTCTTTGAGCAGATCGCGGGCTTGAGTGATTAACGGAGCCATTCCTCTGTTATAGCCTACAGTATATTTGACGTTGTTTTTCTTGACCGCCTCAGCTATAGCCTTGCACTCATCGCGGTTCATCCCCATAGGTTTCTCGCACAAGATATGCTTTCCGGCATTGGCGGCCTTAATCGTCTGCTGGGCATGCAGATTATGCCGTGTTGTTATGAACACCACATCGATCTCTTTGTCCGCAAGCAGCCTGTCGAGGTCGGTCGTCCAGTATTTAGCGCCGCTGTCTTGCGCGACTTCTCCGGCTGCCGACTCGTTGATGTCCATGGCTGCATGCAACCGATATTTGTCATTCTTTCTTATATTCGGAATGTGTATTGCTCTCGCGAAATTTCCACAGCCGATGAGCCCGACTTTAAGTGTTTTCATAACAATAACCTCTACCTTTTTGGCGGAGCGCACGAATCGCGAACCGTGAGCGATGTCGGGAGCGCCGCCCCTACAAATTCCTCATTATCTCCCTCAATCGATTCAACCAGATGCTCCACTGCGATTACGCCCGCCTCGGCAATTGGCGTATGAACTGATGTCAGACCGGGATATGCGCAGCGGGCCAAAATCGTATCGTTGTAGCCGATAACTGATATGTCATCGGGGATAGACAGGCCACTCTCCATAATAGCCTTCATTGCTCCAAGCGCGATGAAGTCGTTGCGGGCAAAGAGCGCCGTCACGTCGCCCGGGTCGGCGAGCAATTCTTTGGTCAGTAGATAGCCGTTTCCAAACTGGTCCGTGCTTTTCGTGCCGATATACTCGCGCCAATGCAGATTGTTTTCCGCCATAGCCCTGCGGAAGCCGACTACCTTTGGACTATAAGACTCCGTTTCCGGTCTGATGTCGCCCAATATCCCCGCGATGCTCCGGTGCCCCAGGCTCAGCAGGTAATCCAGAGCCTTGCGTGTGCCTTCTTGGTCGTTCCAGCAAACGCTGTTGGGGGCAACATCCGGTGATGGGTGAACGAATATGCGCGAGATATGATCGAACTGGGAAGTGAGCTGTGGATGGGATGAGGCAAGCAGGACAATCCCATCGACCATGCCGGAGCTTAAGACGCTGTCCAGCTCGCCGCACACCACCATCCGATAGCCAAGCTCACGCGCTTTCGGTTCCATTGCCTCCAGCATTCGCGCAAAGTGCGGGCCGGTGCGCTCCTGCATGTCCTCGGCAAAGAGTCCGATGTTATAAG is a genomic window containing:
- a CDS encoding carbon-nitrogen hydrolase family protein, coding for MSASDKNLVSNPTFACNADGWKFVTPRPELAPGHSIKPGRLVLAANGDKHAFGCWQGKAALEVGKWYRASVRVRTKDIADPGLSVFAQVAQHFLLPSEPWADETLLEQTFQHSNGSDGSKIELFLRAADKGEIEWFDPHVENIEKPQPRMVRAATVRFGDNASPLTLSDQRERISTKLDMAGAINADIVCLPELCAVVGVPKSNYGSYMDIAEEPPSGPCCELLSSKARQYGMYVLAGVIERQGDYLFNTALIFGRHGEPVGKYAKTHLTFGELQDGISCGGSYPVFDLDFGRIAIHICYDQWFPEVSRYYAQNGVEILFLPVVGGKPITWRVRALDNGVYFVSSSVMPPSMIIDSSGSIIAQTHGDGVVYADLDLSYRKVNWYGDPTLSYGMPCAIEQMRNVIDNDI
- a CDS encoding L-alanine-DL-glutamate epimerase, yielding MIEIKRTNSNFEREPLISAFGFKGGYLSELWQSVALVESAGGCRGVGLGTQSTLWSDADIFTSNSEAAGNSLMYLITAYALKLAEGMSFDTPLDLLDKLLPAAYEYGKKITGTDCLRLTFVLNALVAVDNAAWQLHCAENKIAGFDDMIPADIRPALSYRHQKLANIPLMTYGVPLEKIVEAVDEGCCLLKIKIGSDPARDGDLDKMLQWDKDRLSAIHNAVKDHETPYTESGRVQYYLDANGRYDTKDRLMRLIDHAQKIGALERIAILEEPFSEEAEIDVTDIPVRPAADESAHSDADAVKRIDMGYRAIALKPIAKTMSMSLKIAKIAHERNVPCFCADLTVNPVLVDWNKNVAARLAPLPGMRIGVLESNGRQNYLNWDLMRSYHPCCGAPWTDPVNGIYSMSKDFYAKSGGILLTGDHYAEMVK
- a CDS encoding Gfo/Idh/MocA family oxidoreductase — encoded protein: MKTLKVGLIGCGNFARAIHIPNIRKNDKYRLHAAMDINESAAGEVAQDSGAKYWTTDLDRLLADKEIDVVFITTRHNLHAQQTIKAANAGKHILCEKPMGMNRDECKAIAEAVKKNNVKYTVGYNRGMAPLITQARDLLKDLPAKKLIYHRIQSPLPSDYWVNDPNIGGGRFIGEGCHIFDLLCELVQSPPVGVYASGGTFLDPSLVKIPDSAVVTITFADGSVGTTLIASAGCDKFPKESTEIYCDNRAIHIKDFKEMDYYGWGDQPSSIALDAVDKGQAIEIDQLADAILGDTPSPNGLVKAARAAVISYMVNESIAKGSPIAISESDYVF
- a CDS encoding LacI family DNA-binding transcriptional regulator, whose product is MGITIYDIAGQLGLSAATVSRVLNRRKDALISEATRTRVLSAAKQMGYKPNTMARALVTGKTYNIGLFAEDMQERTGPHFARMLEAMEPKARELGYRMVVCGELDSVLSSGMVDGIVLLASSHPQLTSQFDHISRIFVHPSPDVAPNSVCWNDQEGTRKALDYLLSLGHRSIAGILGDIRPETESYSPKVVGFRRAMAENNLHWREYIGTKSTDQFGNGYLLTKELLADPGDVTALFARNDFIALGAMKAIMESGLSIPDDISVIGYNDTILARCAYPGLTSVHTPIAEAGVIAVEHLVESIEGDNEEFVGAALPTSLTVRDSCAPPKR